Proteins from a genomic interval of Papaver somniferum cultivar HN1 chromosome 4, ASM357369v1, whole genome shotgun sequence:
- the LOC113272548 gene encoding uncharacterized protein LOC113272548 — MATCATCHNSDHLVDNCPDLHEFQESRVEQANALYHKQENNPYSHTYNPRWRNHPNFSWSKGPIQGGTTSNNQGYSYPRNPQVQSHTQYPVDKKPSFEDSVGLLTQNLLQLQKTTDQRFTSLELKMGQICDALNEREKGKLPSQPQHIQKSAFQASTSACDETSHNQVNVVTTLHSGKVVENNVGVPQSKESNSNLKMHTTPHKTSSVEKESEQDSDSKNSTDVNVPIPSSVPVAPFPQRLVQQKKGTQYHDMLEMFKRVNINIPFLEVIQQIPAYAKFLKDLCTQKRKLHVHKRAFFTEQVSSTIQNKTPPKFKDPGSPTISCTIGDHTIEKDLLDLGASVNLLPYSVYVQLGLGEMKPTPVTLQLAERYVKIPRGIVEDVLIKVDKFYFPVDFIVLDTQHVQNPDCHIPVILGRPFLETSNGIINCRSGILNFSFGNMTVELNMFHVNHLPMDFNNNELHKINMIESLIQDSLPDILFVDPLQACLDNFDLDLFDYEYISEVNSLLESVAPMDIAKWQIAVDPLPLPDSKSGPSLVEPPKHDLKSLHDTLKYAFLGSYDTLPVIIASCLDIE, encoded by the coding sequence ATGGCCACTTGTGCCACATGCCACAATTCAGACCATCTAGTGGATAATTGTCCAGACCTACATGAATTTCAAGAGTCTAGAGTTGAACAGGCTAATGCTTTGTATCATAAGCAAGAGAACAATCCTTATTCGCATACCTACAACCCAAGGTGGAGAAATCACCCTAACTTTTCGTGGTCTAAAGGGCCTATACAAGGGGGTACAACTAGTAATAATCAAGGATACTCATATCCCAGAAACCCCCAAGTGCAATCACACACTCAGTACCCTGTAGACAAAAAGCCTAGCTTTGAAGATAGTGTCGGTCTGTTGACCCAAAATCTTTTGCAACTTCAAAAGACCACAGACCAACGTTTCACAAGTCTAGAACTTAAAATGGGACAAATCTGTGATGCACTaaatgagagagaaaagggtaaactcccTAGTCAACCTCAACATATTCAGAAAAGTGCATTTCAGGCAAGCACGTCAGCTTGCGATGAGACCTCACATAATCAAGTGAATGTTGTCACTACTCTTCATAGTGGTAAGGTTGTTGAGAATAATGTAGGTGTACCACAGTCAAAAGAGTCTAATTCAAACTTAAAAATGCACACTACACCACATAAAACATCTAGTGTAgaaaaagaatctgagcaagATAGTGACTCTAAGAATTCTACTGATGTTAATGTTCCAATACCATCGTCTGTGCCTGtggccccatttcctcaaaggttGGTGCAACAAAAGAAAGGTACCCAATACCATGACATGTTGGAAATGTTTAAACGAGTCAATATAAATATTCCTTTTCTCGAAGTAATCCAGCAGATACCAGCTTAtgctaaattcttgaaagatCTATGCACACAAAAGCGAAAGCTTCATGTGCATAAGCGTGCCTTTTTCACTGAGCAGGTGAGTTCAACTATTCAAAACAAAACCCCACCTAAGTTTAAAGACCCAGGTAGTCCAACTATCTCTTGCACTATAGGCGATCATACGATCGAAAAGGATTTGTTAGACTTGGGTGCTAGTGTGAACTTATTACCATATTCTGTatatgtgcagttaggtcttggggagatGAAACCCACTCCTGTTACACTACAATTAGCGGAAAGATATGTAAAAATCCCTCGGGGTATTGTTGAAGATGTGTTAATCAAGGTTGATAAATTTTACTTCCCTGTGGACTTTATTGTGTTAGACACTCAACATGTACAAAACCCAGATTGTCATATTCcggtcattttaggacgtcccttCTTGGAAACGTCCAATGGTATCATAAATTGTCGTAGCGGAATATTGAATttttcttttggcaacatgactgTGGAATTGAATATGTTTCATGTTAACCATCTACCCATGGATTTTAATAATAATGAATTGCATAAGATTAACATGATTGAGAGTCTGATTCAAGACTCATTGCCTGACATCTTATTTGTGGACCCTTTGCAAGcatgtttagataactttgactTAGATCTTTTTGATTATGAGTACATTAGTGAAGTTAACTCTTTGCTTGAATCTGTAGCACCCATGGATATTGCTAAATGGCAGATTGCAGTGGATCCCCTTCCACTCCCTGATTCCAAGTCTGGACCATCTCTTGTCGAACCACCTAAGCATGATTTGAAATCATTGCATGACACTTTGAAATATGCATTCTTAGGTTCTTATGATACTTTGCCTGTTATTATTGCATCATGTTTAGACATAGAatag